One Triplophysa dalaica isolate WHDGS20190420 chromosome 1, ASM1584641v1, whole genome shotgun sequence DNA segment encodes these proteins:
- the LOC130419961 gene encoding uncharacterized protein LOC130419961 — MSQSSNEDSALPGTSATGQNVNPDEYDVHEQIQELSRKHAETVAAIAGLNREPSRSYIYVPRERHIQSFSGEFSKDGRNVDEFIEEVERVLLVRNQTPEDQADFVLSLLKGAALEEVRLRRGAQPQGTEDLFTYLRDAFGEKRSLAQLLQSFYTRKQLEGEDLRMYSHSLSQILNSVVKQSPDAIANVNSAIRDQFVEGVKDASLRRELRKFVRDKPQATLIEDNDFLQGRVWPGGKNAIFLLCCKICVWPFKRFLSYSRDKVR; from the exons ATGTCACAGTCTAGCAATGAAGATTCCGCCTTACCGGGTACTTCTGCTACTGGACAGAATGTAAATCCTGATGAGTATGATGTTCATGAACAAATCCAAGAATTGAGTAGAAAACATGCTGAAACCGTAGCAGCGATAGCGGGCCTAAATCGAGAGCCCAGTAGGTCCTATATCTACGTGCCGAGGGAAAGACACATTCAGTCTTTTAGTGGGGAATTCAGCAAAGACGGTAGAAATGTGGATGAGTTCATTGAAGAGGTAGAAAGAGTGTTGCTTGTTAGAAACCAGACTCCTGAAGATCAAGCAGACTTCGTTCTTTCTTTGTTAAAGGGTGCCGCTTTGGAGGAGGTTAGGTTAAGAAGGGGGGCTCAACCTCAGGGAACAGAGGATCTTTTTACTTACCTCAGAGATGCTTTTGGGGAGAAGCGTAGTCTTGCACAGCTACTGCAGAGTTTCTATACTCGTAAGCAATTAGAAGGTGAAGACCTGCGTATGTACTCTCACTCTTTGTCACAGATCTTGAACTCAGTCGTGAAGCAGTCCCCAGATGCCATTGCAAATGTGAATTCTGCCATTAGAGATCAGTTTGTAGAGGGGGTTAAAGATGCATCTCTTAGAAGGGAACTTCGTAAATTTGTGAGGGATAAGCCCCAAGCAACCTTGATTGAG GACAATGACTTTCTGCAGGGGAGAGTGTGGCCTGGgggtaaaaatgcaatttttctgttgtgttgtaaaatttgTGTATGGCCCTTTAAGAGATTTCTCTCCTATTCACGTGATAAGGTGCGCTGA